DNA from Acidimicrobiia bacterium:
GGGGAACCCGCCGGTCGTGGTTGACGAGACCGCCGATATCGAACGGGCCGGCCGGGCCATCGTGGCGGGGGCCTCCTTCGATAACAACATCATCTGTACCGACGAGAAGACTGCCATCGTGGTCGATACCGTCGCCGACCGCTTGGTCAGGTCAATGGCCGACGCCGGCGCATACATACTCAAGGCGCACGAGTTGAAACGGTTGGAGCGGGTCATCTTTCGAGAGATGGGAGCTCCCAACAAGCCTGGCGTGATCAATCCGGCCTGGATCGGGAAGAACGCCGGGACGATCCTTGCCGAAATCGGTATCCAGACGGACAAAGACATCCGGCTGGCGGTTGCCGAGGTTCCCAACGATCACAGCCTGGTCTGGACTGAGCAAATGATGCCGATCTTCCCGGTCACCCGGGTCAGCAGCGTCGACGCGGCAATAGAGCTGGCGATTCGGACAGAGCATGGATTCCGACACACCGCCGGTATTCACTCGACCAACGTCGAAACGATTACCAAGATGGCCAAGGCCATGAACTGTTCGATTTTTGTTGCCAATGGCTCGTTCTTCTCAGGTCTCGGTGAGGGTGGCGAAGGCTATGCCTCGTTTTCGATTGCGAGCCCTACCGGCGATGGACTCACCAGGGCCCGAACGTTTTCGCGTCCTCGTCGAGTGAGCGTCGTCGGCGCCCTGCGGATCGTGTAGACGGTGGCCGACTCCGTCAGCTTTGGGACTGCCATCGCTTTGCTCGAATACAGCTCTATCGCCGCCGGCATCGAAGCAGGCGATGCGATGGCCAAACGAGCGATGCTTCAGGTGATCCATGCCGGGACGGTCCATCCTGGCAAATACCTGGTGCTCGTCGGCGGCGGCGTGGCCGACGTCGAGGAGGCTGTCGATGCCGCCCATCGACTCGGATCAGATCTGCTGGTCGATGAGCTGTTCCTACCCGATCCCCACCCCGGTCTGGTG
Protein-coding regions in this window:
- a CDS encoding aldehyde dehydrogenase, producing the protein LEPQAVTGDGGMSVTEWAPMGLVGAITPTTNPTSTIINNGISILSGGNAAVFNVHPGAKRVSAENIRLMNRAVVANGGPPNLVTAIPNPTIDSAKELMVHPDIRVLLVTGGPAVVREALRTDKRAVAAGPGNPPVVVDETADIERAGRAIVAGASFDNNIICTDEKTAIVVDTVADRLVRSMADAGAYILKAHELKRLERVIFREMGAPNKPGVINPAWIGKNAGTILAEIGIQTDKDIRLAVAEVPNDHSLVWTEQMMPIFPVTRVSSVDAAIELAIRTEHGFRHTAGIHSTNVETITKMAKAMNCSIFVANGSFFSGLGEGGEGYASFSIASPTGDGLTRARTFSRPRRVSVVGALRIV